From Megalobrama amblycephala isolate DHTTF-2021 linkage group LG24, ASM1881202v1, whole genome shotgun sequence, the proteins below share one genomic window:
- the cnbpa gene encoding CCHC-type zinc finger, nucleic acid binding protein a, whose product MDMSTSECFGCGRSGHWIKNCPNAGRGRGRGRGRGKDLFCYRCGEQGHIARDCEQTEDACYNCHRSGHISRDCKEPKKEREQCCYNCGKAGHVARDCDHANEQKCYSCGGFGHIQKLCDKVKCYRCGEIGHVAVQCSKATEVNCYNCGKTGHLARECTIEASA is encoded by the exons ATGGACATGAGTACCAGTGAGTGCTTTGGATGTGGCCGCTCCGGACACTGGATCAAAAACTGTCCTAACGCCGGCCGCGGTCGTGGCAGGGGCCGGGGACGAGGAAAGG atCTGTTCTGTTACCGGTGTGGAGAGCAGGGCCACATCGCCAGAGACTGTGAACAGACGGAGGATG CATGCTACAATTGCCACAGGAGTGGCCATATTTCCAGAGACTGTAAAGAGCCCAAAAAGGAAAGAGAGCAGTGTTGCTATAACTGCGGCAAAGCCGGTCACGTGGCCCGCGATTGTGATCACGCCAACGAGCAGAAGTGCTACTCCTGCGGGGGGTTCGGACACATCCAGAAATTATGTGACAAGGTGAAATGTTACCG GTGTGGTGAGATTGGTCACGTGGCGGTGCAGTGCAGCAAGGCCACTGAGGTGAACTGCTACAACTGCGGCAAGACCGGTCATCTGGCGAGAGAGTGCACCATTGAAGCGTCTGCGTAA